TTGCTGTTTTGAGGGCTTCTTCTTTTGTGGATATTTTCCCTCTTTGTTGTAACTCCTTAATGTAAGAGAGCAATATGCCAACTGCAGGGCCGGGTTTTATTTTTAATTTTTGCATTAGAAAATGCCCGTCTAAAAGTTTTGGAAGAACTGGTTTATTTTGTTCCTGAAAATAATATTTAATAATTTTACGCACCAAATTTTCTATAACTTCAAACTTTACACTTACCTTTATGTTAAGGTTTTTGTAAGACATACAATCACATAATGCCAAAATTAACAGGTCAGGAAGGTTGGTGCCAAGTGCCTTATGTATTCTTTGCTTTGCCCTTTCTGTAAGTATAGCCGATTGACCCAAGCTTATAGGGCGCATATGATGCAAAACCAGTTCTTGAACATAAGTAATACATTTTTTGGGAAATTTCAGGTTGGTAAGCGTCTGGCCAATTAGAGCAGAGCCCTTAGTTTCATGGCCTAAAAAATGCATTTTGCCGCCAACTTTTTTTGCGCACATTGGTTTTGCGCAGTCGTGAAAGAGTGCTGCAATTTTTAGTAGTTGGTATCTTTTTATGCCGCCCGCAATTTCTGAATTTAGATGTTGTTTTATTAGTTCATTGTTATCTGGGAAGTGTTTTTCTATTGTGTCTAAAATGTTTTCCAATGATTTTAGTGTTTTTACAGAGTGATCCCACAAACCATTTTTATGAAAGTAAAACTTTTTTGACGACTTTTTCATTGATGTTTGGCACGGGAACAGTTGGCAGAGTAGTCCGGTTTTGTCTAATTGTTCTAAAGTGTCTATTGAATTATTTGCAAGAAGTATTTTTAGCATTTCTTCGCGTGAGCGTTCGGCGGCGGTTGTATGTAAGAGTTTGGCGTTTGCAACAATATTTTTAAGTGTGGCATTCTCTATGTTAAAACCAAGTTCGCAAGAAATTCTAAAGGCACGCATTAGGCGAACAGGGTCATCTTTAAATACTTGTTTTGAGAGCTGTTTTATAGTTTTACTTTTTAGCTCGGCTTTAC
The sequence above is a segment of the Endomicrobiales bacterium genome. Coding sequences within it:
- a CDS encoding HD domain-containing protein, whose product is MKTIISTITKQLSGKNAYFVGGWLRDMLIGRKNTDIDIAIPNNAQKTAKTLAKQLGGTYFVLDKENEVYRIALKNSEIACIDICKYKGKTILEDLQKRDFTINAIAAPIDSKKFDVLKHIYDPLNGKAELKSKTIKQLSKQVFKDDPVRLMRAFRISCELGFNIENATLKNIVANAKLLHTTAAERSREEMLKILLANNSIDTLEQLDKTGLLCQLFPCQTSMKKSSKKFYFHKNGLWDHSVKTLKSLENILDTIEKHFPDNNELIKQHLNSEIAGGIKRYQLLKIAALFHDCAKPMCAKKVGGKMHFLGHETKGSALIGQTLTNLKFPKKCITYVQELVLHHMRPISLGQSAILTERAKQRIHKALGTNLPDLLILALCDCMSYKNLNIKVSVKFEVIENLVRKIIKYYFQEQNKPVLPKLLDGHFLMQKLKIKPGPAVGILLSYIKELQQRGKISTKEEALKTAKEKLKIKRIQKLLVK